The sequence AAGAAACTCTGTTTTAGCATATGCATACATATTCGCATAAAtcacattcatgtgggggattgttggaaaaattgTTTGACAATTGTTGTTGGAGTAAAGGTGGTGAATGAGACATTGATGCTCATAGTCCCACATTGGTAAAATGTGGCAATAAATGTCTACATATATAGCCTAAATTGAGACAATGGGTTGGAGTCCCAAGGGGTACCCATGTTTGTTAAAGGGAGCGGACCTAGACTAtgctaggttcgaaccattaGCCACACGCGCGCGCGCCGCCGTTCGTCCGACCGGCTGGCTCGGCACGGACCGGACCGGACGTGGGCGTGGGCTGGTTCTTTGacacatatttaatttttggatgaaataacaatttatttaatttgttttgttttcgaaaataaataaattaattaaatttcatgTCTAAAGAGTTGTGTCCCATTCAGAACCAGTGTGTCTCTTCGGCTTGAATCAGTGCGCCCCTTCGCCTGAACCAGTGCACCACTTCAACTAAACCAGTGCGTCTGAAGTGATGCAACTCATCGAGGCAGTCTTCCAACGCCTATAAATACCTCACGTCTGACTCCATTTGAACTCGCTCATTTCTCATTCTCTTCCTCTGCATACTCTCATAATAAAGAGTTTCTTAAAGCACTTTCGAGTGTTCGTGGTTCttagattttgttgtgctaCTAATCAAAGTGATATTagcgttctatcttgggagaCAATTTGATCGACCTGTTAGCATCTCTGCAGGCAAATTTGTCTTAAAGATAGAGAGTCAAACTCTCGGCTTGCTATATACTGTGTTGTTGCGTGCATACTGATCAAAGGGTGATAACAAGTTTAAGAAAAATTTTGTTGTTATCATGGCTGCTGTTCCACCGACTCCAGTTACGCCAACCCCACCACCACCCCCTGTCACGCCACCGCCTGTTACACCGGTTGTTGTCACGGCCCCTGCTGCTTCTAATGCGCATACCTAGAGACCTGAGAAGTTTTTCGGTACTGACTTCAAGACATGGCAGCAGAAGATGTTGTTTTACCTTACTACACTTCATCTTGCGAGGTTCTTGAAGGAAGTGGTTGCTGTTCCAGCACCAAATGTTGACACACAAGCAAGATCTGCTTTTGATGCATGGTCTCACAGCGACTTCTTGTGCCGGAACTACATTCTGAATGGATTGGATAATACGTTGTATAGTGTATACTCTGCAACCAAGACTGCTAAGGAATTGTGGGATTCCTTGGAGAAAAAGTACCAGACCGAGGATGCTGGCACAAAGAAATTTGTAGTCGGAAAGTTTCTCGAATTCAAGATGGTTGATACCAAGACGGTGATTAGCCAAGTGCAAGAGTTCCAAATCATTCTTCATGACATAATAGCTGAAGGGATGATGATCAATGAATCTTTCCAAGTTGCTGCGCTGATCGAAAAGATGTCGCCTTTATGGAAGGAGTTTAAAAACTATTTGAAGCACAAACGCAAGGAAATGGTGCTCGAAGACTTGATCGTCAGGCTGCGAATTGAGGAAGACAATCGCAAAATAGAGATCAAAGGTGGTAAGATGCCAATAGAAGCAAAGGAAAACCTGGTGGAGCCAAACGCTACGAAGAAAAGGAAACATTTTGGGAAAGATATGAAGCAGGGAAAGCACAAGAAGTGGAAAGGAACATATTGGAACTGTGGGAAGACAAACCACAAGGCCAAGGATTGTCGCTTACCAAAGAAGGACAATCAGTACCGGGCAAATGTTGTCCAACACAAATCTGTGCCTATTGACTTGTCTGAGATAGATCTGTCAGCAGTAGTCTTCGAGGCTAACATGGTTGATCATCCTAGAGAATGGTATATCGACACTGGAGCGACGCGACATGTCTGTGCTGACAAGGAGTTATTCTCAAAGTATACTCCTATAAGTGGAAGAGAGCTCTATATGGGTAACAATGTGACTTCTAAGATCGTTGGCTTAGGCAAAGTCGTGATCAAGATGACTTCGGGAAAAGAGCTTACTCTTATTGATGTCCTTCATGTTCCGGTAAGCGATAATCCTTGGCCTTGTGGTTCGTCTTCCCACAGTTCCAACATGTTCCTTTCCACTTCTTGTGTTTTCCCTGCTTCACATCTTTGCCAAAATGTTTCCTTTTCTTCGTAGCATTTGGCTCCACCAGGTTTGCCTTTGCTTCCATTAGCATCTTACCACCTTTGATCTCCGCTTTGTGATTGTCTTCCTCAATTCGCAGCCTGACGATCAAGTCTTCGAGCCTCATTTCCTTGCGTTTGTGCTTCAAATAGTTTTTAAACTCCTTCCATAAAGGCGGTAGCTTTTCGATCAGCGCAACAACTTGGAAAGATTCACTGATCATCATCCCTTCAGCCATTATGTCATGAAGAATGATTTGGAACTCTTGCACTTGGCTAATCACCGTCTTGGTGTCAACCATCTTGAATTCGAGAAACTTTCCGACTACAAACTTCTTTGTGCCAGCATCCTCGGTCTTGTACTTTTTCTCCAAGGAATCCCACAATTCCTTAGCAGTCTTGGTTTCAGAGTATACGCTATACAACGTATTATCCAACCCATTCAGAATGTAGTTCCGGCACAAGAAGTCGCTGTGAGACCATGCATCAAAAGCAGATCTTGCTTGTATGTCAACATTTGGTGCTGGAACAGCAACCACTTCCTTCAAGAACCTCGCAAGATGAAGTGTAGTAAGGTAAAACAACATCTTCTGCTGCCATGTCTTGAATTCAGTACCAGAGAACTTCTCAGGTCTCTCGGCATGCGCATTAGAAGCAGCAGGGGCCGTGACAACAGCCGGTGTAATAGGCGGCGGCGTGACAGGGGGTGGTGGTGAGGTTGGCATAACTGGAGTCGGTGGAACAGCAGCCATGATAACAACAAATTTGTCTTAAACTTGTCTGAGATAGATCTGTCAGCAGTAGTCTTCGAGGCTAACATGGTTGATCATCCTAGAGAATGGTATATCGACACTGGAGCGAAGCGACATGTCTGTGCTGACAAGGAGTTATTCTCAAAGTATACTCCTATAAGTGGAAGAGAGCTCTATATGGGTAACAATGCGACTTTTAAGATCGTTGGCTTAGGCAAAGTGGTGATCAAGATGACTTCGGGAAAAGAGCTTACTCTTATTGATGTCCTTCATGTTCCGAACATAAGGAAGAATCTTGTATCCGGTTCTAGGCTGGTTAAGGCCGGATTTAGAATAGTTTTTGAAGCTGGAAAAGTTGTAATCATGAAAAATGGACAGTTCCTAGGAAAAGGATATATAGAAAAGGGACtgttcaagatgaatgtaatGACTGTACTTCGTGATCTTGAAAGTAATAAAGTTAATGCTTTGAATTACTTGGTAgaatgttctaatttatggcatACTAGACTAGGgcatgttaacttcaacactTTGAGAAAACTTGGAAAATTAAATCTTATTCCAAGGACTAAGATTGATTCAAACTACAAATGTGAAGTATGTGTTGAAGCTAAATTAACTAAAGTACCTTTTCACACAGTGGAAAGAAGTACAATACCTCTAGAACTAATTCACACCGATATTTGTG comes from Henckelia pumila isolate YLH828 chromosome 4, ASM3356847v2, whole genome shotgun sequence and encodes:
- the LOC140862225 gene encoding uncharacterized protein; the encoded protein is MAAVPPTPVTPTPPPPPVTPPPVTPRPEKFFGTDFKTWQQKMLFYLTTLHLARFLKEVVAVPAPNVDTQARSAFDAWSHSDFLCRNYILNGLDNTLYSVYSATKTAKELWDSLEKKYQTEDAGTKKFVVGKFLEFKMVDTKTVISQVQEFQIILHDIIAEGMMINESFQVAALIEKMSPLWKEFKNYLKHKRKEMVLEDLIVRLRIEEDNRKIEIKGGKMPIEAKENLVEPNATKKRKHFGKDMKQGKHKKWKGTYWNCGKTNHKAKDCRLPKKDNQYRANVVQHKSVPIDLSEIDLSAVVFEANMVDHPREWYIDTGATRHAKS
- the LOC140862226 gene encoding uncharacterized protein, whose product is MAAVPPTPVMPTSPPPPVTPPPITPAVVTAPAASNAHAERPEKFSGTEFKTWQQKMLFYLTTLHLARFLKEVVAVPAPNVDIQARSAFDAWSHSDFLCRNYILNGLDNTLYSVYSETKTAKELWDSLEKKYKTEDAGTKKFVVGKFLEFKMVDTKTVISQVQEFQIILHDIMAEGMMISESFQVVALIEKLPPLWKEFKNYLKHKRKEMRLEDLIVRLRIEEDNHKAEIKGGKMLMEAKANLVEPNATKKRKHFGKDVKQGKHKKWKGTCWNCGKTNHKAKDYRLPEHEGHQ